Proteins co-encoded in one Dyella japonica A8 genomic window:
- the prfB gene encoding peptide chain release factor 2 (programmed frameshift), whose protein sequence is MIETNPILAQIADLKGRVESLRGYLDYATKRERLEEVSRELESPTVWDDPPRAQELGRERARLDTIVSGIDSLTGGLADAGELLEMAAADGDEDTIQSVVTDLSGLEAKVGKLEFQRMFSGKMDANNAFVDIQAGAGGTEAQDWAEILLRMYLRWAESRGWKTELLEVSGGEVAGIKSATFRVEGDYAYGWLKTEIGVHRLVRKSPFDSDNRRHTSFTSVFVSPEVDDDIDIDINPADLKTDVYRSSGAGGQHVNKTESAVRITHVPSGVVVACQTERSQHANRDRAMKMLAAKLYELEIQKRNAEKDALEASKSDIGWGSQIRNYVLDQSRIKDLRTGIERSDTQKVLDGDLDEFVEASLKSGLDAGAKRVDA, encoded by the exons ATGATCGAAACCAATCCGATCCTTGCGCAGATCGCGGACCTCAAGGGCCGCGTCGAGTCGCTTAGGGGGTATCTT GACTACGCCACCAAGCGTGAGCGTCTCGAAGAAGTAAGCCGCGAACTGGAAAGTCCCACCGTGTGGGACGATCCGCCGCGCGCGCAGGAACTGGGCCGCGAACGCGCCCGCCTGGACACCATCGTCAGCGGCATCGACTCGCTGACTGGCGGCCTTGCCGATGCCGGCGAACTGCTGGAGATGGCCGCCGCCGATGGCGACGAGGACACCATCCAGTCGGTGGTGACCGATCTGTCCGGCCTCGAGGCCAAGGTGGGCAAGCTGGAATTCCAGCGCATGTTCTCCGGCAAGATGGACGCCAACAACGCCTTCGTGGACATCCAGGCCGGTGCCGGCGGTACCGAGGCGCAGGACTGGGCTGAAATCCTGCTGCGCATGTACCTGCGCTGGGCTGAGTCGCGCGGCTGGAAGACCGAGCTGCTGGAAGTCTCCGGCGGCGAAGTGGCTGGCATCAAGTCCGCCACCTTCCGCGTGGAAGGCGATTACGCCTATGGCTGGCTGAAGACCGAGATCGGCGTGCACCGCCTGGTGCGCAAGAGCCCGTTCGACTCGGACAACCGCCGCCACACCAGCTTCACCTCGGTGTTCGTGTCGCCGGAAGTGGATGACGACATCGACATCGACATCAACCCGGCCGACCTCAAGACCGACGTGTACCGCTCGTCCGGCGCCGGTGGCCAGCACGTGAACAAGACCGAGTCGGCCGTGCGTATCACGCACGTTCCCAGTGGCGTGGTGGTGGCCTGCCAGACCGAGCGCAGCCAGCACGCCAACCGCGATCGCGCGATGAAGATGCTGGCCGCCAAGCTGTACGAGCTGGAGATCCAGAAGCGCAATGCCGAGAAGGATGCGCTGGAAGCCTCCAAGTCCGACATCGGCTGGGGTAGCCAGATCCGCAACTACGTGCTGGATCAGAGCCGCATCAAGGACCTGCGCACCGGCATCGAGCGTTCGGATACGCAGAAGGTGCTCGACGGCGACCTCGACGAGTTTGTCGAAGCCAGCCTCAAGTCGGGCCTGGATGCCGGCGCCAAGCGCGTGGATGCCTGA
- a CDS encoding STAS/SEC14 domain-containing protein has translation MIEQIPGLPAGALGFRASGQVTASDYSGVLVPDIEAAFAVNRKLRLLYQIGPDFTGFDAGAMWEDAQLGFRHFSGWDRVALVTDVQWLRVTAAAMGFAVPAEFKLFHNAQFDEAMAWIGEPRPAEDDGNK, from the coding sequence ATGATCGAGCAGATTCCTGGATTGCCGGCGGGAGCGCTGGGGTTTCGCGCCAGCGGGCAGGTGACCGCAAGTGATTATTCCGGCGTGTTGGTGCCGGACATCGAGGCGGCCTTTGCGGTGAACCGCAAGCTGCGCCTGCTGTACCAGATTGGCCCCGATTTCACCGGCTTCGACGCGGGCGCCATGTGGGAAGACGCGCAACTGGGTTTTCGCCACTTCAGCGGGTGGGACCGCGTGGCGCTGGTGACCGACGTGCAGTGGCTGCGCGTGACGGCCGCCGCCATGGGGTTTGCGGTGCCGGCGGAGTTCAAGCTGTTCCACAACGCCCAGTTCGACGAGGCGATGGCATGGATTGGTGAGCCGCGTCCCGCCGAGGACGATGGGAACAAATGA
- the lysS gene encoding lysine--tRNA ligase has translation MTEPTDIQPIDENKLIAERREKLKALRGQGVAFPNDFKMDAFAGDLQAEFADVEKWTAEAIEALNRKVKVAGRVILKRDQGKVAFVQMQDFNGRIQLFIHQGTVGEDTYKAFKGWDMGDIVGAEGTLMRTRTGELSVKVETLRLLTKSLRPLPDKHHGMADVEQRYRQRYVDLIVTEEARRTFAQRSKIIGFIRQWLEAEPRRFMEVETPMMHVIPGGATARPFVTHHNALDMNLFLRVAPELYLKRLVVGGFDRVYEINRNFRNEGVSTRHNPEFTMLELYQAYATYTEIMDLTEEVIREAARHVIGTTTLVWEGNEIDVGPAFRRWSMEDAVLELNPEIKRGELRDRDAMAAHAKRLGCQVKNEFGWGRLLLEIFEKTVEHTLIQPTFIIQHPVEVSPLARESDTDPGITDRFELFVNGKELANGFSELNDPEDQAARFQAQVEAKASGDDEAMHFDADYIRALEVGLPPTGGLGIGIDRLVMLLTGSVSIRDVLLFPYMRPEA, from the coding sequence ATGACTGAACCGACCGATATCCAGCCCATCGACGAGAACAAGCTGATCGCCGAGCGCCGCGAGAAACTCAAGGCGTTGCGCGGACAGGGCGTGGCGTTTCCGAACGACTTCAAGATGGATGCGTTTGCCGGCGACCTGCAGGCCGAGTTCGCCGATGTGGAAAAGTGGACCGCCGAGGCCATCGAAGCCCTGAACCGCAAGGTGAAAGTGGCTGGTCGCGTCATTCTCAAGCGTGACCAGGGCAAGGTCGCCTTCGTGCAGATGCAGGACTTCAACGGCCGCATCCAGCTGTTCATCCACCAGGGCACGGTGGGCGAGGACACCTACAAGGCGTTCAAGGGCTGGGACATGGGCGACATCGTCGGCGCCGAAGGCACCCTGATGCGCACCCGCACCGGCGAGCTGTCGGTGAAGGTGGAAACGCTGCGCCTGCTGACCAAGAGCCTGCGCCCGCTGCCGGACAAGCACCACGGCATGGCCGATGTGGAGCAGCGCTATCGCCAGCGCTACGTCGACCTGATCGTCACCGAAGAGGCGCGCCGCACGTTCGCGCAGCGCTCCAAGATCATCGGCTTCATCCGCCAGTGGCTCGAAGCCGAGCCGCGCCGCTTCATGGAAGTGGAAACGCCGATGATGCACGTGATCCCGGGCGGCGCCACGGCGCGTCCGTTCGTCACGCATCACAACGCGCTGGATATGAATCTGTTCCTGCGCGTGGCGCCGGAGTTGTACCTGAAGCGCCTGGTGGTCGGCGGTTTCGACCGCGTGTACGAGATCAACCGCAACTTCCGCAACGAGGGTGTGTCCACGCGCCACAACCCCGAATTCACCATGCTCGAGCTGTACCAGGCCTACGCCACGTACACCGAGATCATGGACCTGACGGAAGAAGTGATCCGCGAGGCGGCCAGGCACGTCATCGGCACCACCACACTGGTGTGGGAAGGCAACGAGATCGACGTCGGTCCCGCGTTCCGTCGCTGGAGCATGGAAGACGCCGTGCTCGAGCTGAACCCGGAAATCAAGCGCGGGGAACTGCGCGACCGTGACGCCATGGCCGCGCATGCCAAGCGCCTGGGGTGCCAGGTGAAGAACGAGTTCGGCTGGGGCCGCCTGCTGCTGGAGATCTTCGAGAAGACGGTGGAGCACACCCTGATCCAGCCGACCTTCATCATCCAGCATCCGGTGGAAGTTTCCCCGCTGGCTCGTGAGAGCGACACCGATCCTGGCATCACCGATCGCTTCGAGCTGTTCGTCAACGGCAAGGAGCTGGCCAACGGCTTCTCCGAGTTGAATGATCCGGAAGACCAGGCGGCGCGCTTCCAGGCGCAGGTGGAAGCCAAGGCTTCCGGCGACGACGAAGCCATGCACTTCGACGCGGACTACATCCGCGCGCTGGAGGTGGGTCTGCCGCCGACCGGCGGCCTGGGTATCGGCATCGATCGATTGGTGATGCTGCTGACCGGCTCGGTCTCGATCCGCGACGTGCTGCTGTTCCCGTACATGCGCCCCGAGGCGTGA
- a CDS encoding S-(hydroxymethyl)glutathione dehydrogenase/class III alcohol dehydrogenase yields MKSRAAVAFGPGKPLEIVEIDVAPPRKGEVLVKITHTGVCHTDAFTLSGDDPEGVFPAVLGHEGAGIVVEVGEGVTSVKPGDHVIPLYTAECGECLFCKSGKTNLCVSVRATQGKGLMPDGTTRFSYNGQPIYHYMGCSTFSEYTVVAEVSLAKIHPDANPEHVCLLGCGVTTGLGAVKNTAKVQEGDTVAVFGLGGIGLAVIQGAKLAKAGRIIAIDTNPGKFELARSFGATDCVNPKDFDKPIQQVIVEMTGWGVDHSFECIGNVNVMRAALECAHRGWGQSVIIGVAGAGQEISTRPFQLVTGRKWMGTAFGGVKGRSQLPGMVEDAMAGNIKLEPFVTHTMPLTGINEAFDLMHEGKSIRSVVHF; encoded by the coding sequence ATGAAATCACGCGCCGCTGTTGCCTTCGGGCCGGGCAAGCCCCTGGAAATCGTCGAGATCGATGTCGCGCCGCCGCGCAAGGGCGAGGTGCTGGTGAAGATCACGCACACCGGCGTGTGCCATACCGATGCGTTCACGCTGTCCGGCGATGATCCGGAAGGTGTGTTCCCGGCGGTGCTTGGCCACGAAGGCGCGGGCATTGTGGTGGAAGTGGGTGAGGGCGTGACCAGCGTGAAGCCGGGCGACCACGTGATTCCGCTGTACACCGCCGAGTGCGGCGAATGCCTGTTCTGCAAGAGCGGCAAGACCAATCTTTGCGTGTCCGTGCGCGCGACGCAGGGCAAGGGGCTGATGCCGGATGGCACCACTCGTTTCAGCTACAACGGCCAGCCGATCTATCACTACATGGGTTGCTCCACCTTCAGCGAATACACCGTGGTAGCGGAGGTGTCGCTGGCGAAGATCCACCCGGATGCCAACCCGGAGCACGTCTGCCTGCTGGGCTGCGGCGTCACCACGGGCCTGGGCGCGGTGAAGAACACCGCCAAGGTGCAGGAAGGCGATACGGTGGCGGTGTTCGGCCTTGGCGGCATTGGTCTTGCCGTGATCCAGGGAGCGAAGCTGGCGAAGGCCGGTCGCATCATCGCCATCGACACCAACCCGGGCAAGTTCGAGCTGGCACGCAGCTTTGGCGCGACCGATTGCGTCAACCCCAAGGACTTCGACAAGCCGATCCAGCAGGTGATCGTGGAGATGACCGGCTGGGGCGTTGACCACAGCTTTGAGTGCATTGGCAACGTCAACGTGATGCGCGCGGCGCTGGAATGCGCGCACCGTGGCTGGGGCCAGTCGGTGATTATCGGTGTGGCCGGCGCGGGGCAGGAAATCTCCACCCGTCCGTTCCAACTGGTGACCGGGCGCAAGTGGATGGGCACCGCGTTCGGCGGCGTGAAGGGGCGCTCGCAGTTGCCGGGCATGGTGGAAGATGCCATGGCTGGCAACATCAAACTGGAGCCTTTCGTGACGCACACGATGCCGCTGACCGGCATCAACGAGGCGTTCGACCTGATGCATGAAGGCAAGTCAATCCGGTCCGTGGTGCATTTCTGA
- a CDS encoding GFA family protein, whose amino-acid sequence MTTQHVFKTLTGRCYCGEVRYQVEDAFLYAANCHCSQCRRTTGSAFKPFAGIEREKLRVTQGGGYLLVVGEANGHDAHCGRCGSLLYSVVRDGAFVHVTMGTLVDTPAIRPQKHIFVGSKAPWFDITDDLPQYVELPG is encoded by the coding sequence GTGACGACCCAGCATGTCTTCAAGACGCTGACGGGGCGGTGCTATTGCGGCGAGGTGAGGTATCAGGTGGAGGACGCGTTTCTTTACGCGGCCAATTGCCACTGCTCACAATGCCGGCGGACAACCGGCTCGGCCTTCAAGCCCTTCGCGGGCATCGAGCGGGAGAAATTGCGTGTGACGCAGGGCGGCGGGTATTTGCTGGTCGTCGGCGAAGCGAACGGGCATGACGCGCATTGCGGCCGTTGCGGGTCGCTGCTCTATTCGGTGGTGCGCGATGGTGCGTTCGTCCACGTAACCATGGGAACGCTGGTGGATACGCCGGCCATTCGCCCGCAGAAACATATTTTCGTGGGTTCGAAGGCGCCGTGGTTTGATATCACGGACGACCTTCCGCAGTACGTCGAACTCCCCGGCTGA
- a CDS encoding PD40 domain-containing protein — protein sequence MSRFVFAAVLALLCADVAAQDVAPTVFAPGVISGPLHDSAPAFTPDGCTVYFTRSDGTNSSILVSHLDNGHWSTPTVAEFSGQWSDMEPAMSPDGRFLVFISNRPKTPAGKPLDGFFMGRSFPGHGGNLWKVTWENGKWSRPARLPDNVNRSDSTFAPAVASDGTLYFMHPGPDPKHFQLFRAAWHRNGYDTPQALPFSDGHVTDVDPAVAPDESFVVFGSSRSPARQIDLFIVFRDHGEWGTPIHLGNGVNSAGSDAEARLSPDHQTLFFASDRLEEIAPGTVRAGWDNGKYNIWQVPLGYWLDAHTRSPR from the coding sequence ATGTCGCGTTTCGTGTTCGCTGCCGTACTCGCCCTGCTGTGTGCCGATGTCGCCGCACAGGATGTCGCGCCCACCGTTTTCGCGCCGGGCGTGATTTCCGGTCCGCTGCACGACAGCGCACCCGCTTTTACCCCGGACGGTTGCACCGTCTATTTCACGCGCAGCGATGGCACGAACTCCAGCATCCTGGTCAGCCATCTCGACAACGGGCACTGGTCCACGCCGACGGTTGCCGAGTTCTCGGGACAGTGGAGCGACATGGAGCCGGCCATGTCGCCGGACGGTCGTTTCCTTGTCTTCATATCCAACCGGCCGAAGACGCCGGCGGGCAAGCCGCTGGACGGGTTCTTCATGGGGCGCAGTTTTCCCGGGCACGGCGGCAACCTCTGGAAGGTGACGTGGGAGAACGGCAAGTGGAGTCGTCCCGCGCGCCTGCCGGACAACGTCAACCGCAGCGATTCGACCTTCGCGCCCGCCGTGGCATCCGATGGCACCCTGTATTTCATGCATCCGGGCCCTGATCCGAAGCACTTCCAGTTGTTCCGTGCGGCCTGGCATCGCAACGGTTACGACACACCACAAGCCCTGCCTTTCAGTGATGGGCACGTGACCGATGTCGATCCGGCAGTGGCACCCGACGAATCGTTCGTGGTGTTCGGCTCCAGCCGTTCGCCGGCACGGCAGATCGACCTTTTCATCGTGTTTCGCGACCACGGTGAATGGGGCACGCCCATTCACCTGGGCAACGGCGTGAACAGCGCAGGCTCCGACGCGGAAGCGCGCCTGAGCCCCGATCACCAGACCTTGTTCTTCGCCAGCGATCGCCTGGAAGAGATCGCGCCCGGCACCGTGCGCGCAGGCTGGGACAACGGCAAGTACAACATATGGCAGGTGCCGCTGGGATACTGGCTGGATGCGCACACGCGATCCCCACGCTGA
- a CDS encoding YciI family protein, which yields MWYAIVGTDVPDSLEKRKGARPAHIERLQKLLDEGRLMIAGPFPAIDAEDPGPAGFSGSLILAEFPSQADAEAWAKDDPYVAAGVYASVSIKPFRKALP from the coding sequence ATGTGGTATGCGATTGTCGGCACGGACGTGCCTGATTCGCTCGAAAAGCGTAAGGGCGCCCGCCCGGCGCACATCGAGCGCCTGCAGAAGTTGCTGGACGAGGGTCGCCTGATGATCGCGGGCCCGTTCCCGGCCATCGACGCGGAAGATCCGGGCCCCGCCGGTTTCAGCGGCAGCCTGATCCTGGCCGAATTCCCTTCGCAGGCCGACGCGGAAGCCTGGGCCAAGGACGATCCCTACGTTGCCGCCGGTGTCTACGCCAGCGTCAGCATCAAGCCGTTCCGCAAAGCGCTGCCATGA
- a CDS encoding BolA family protein — MSAAMVEQIRERLQQALAPSALEVLDEGYKHAGHANEGKGHFHVRIVSEAFAGQLSIKRHRLVYAALQGLMDNGIHALSIDAKAPGE; from the coding sequence ATGAGCGCGGCGATGGTGGAGCAGATCCGCGAGCGCCTGCAGCAGGCGCTCGCCCCGTCCGCGCTGGAGGTGCTGGACGAGGGCTACAAGCACGCCGGGCACGCCAACGAAGGGAAGGGGCATTTCCACGTGCGCATCGTCAGCGAGGCTTTCGCCGGCCAGCTCTCGATCAAGCGTCACCGTCTGGTGTACGCCGCCCTGCAGGGCTTGATGGACAACGGCATCCACGCGCTTTCCATCGACGCGAAGGCGCCGGGCGAATAA
- the asnB gene encoding asparagine synthase B, with translation MCSIFGMFDLQPGDDLATLRQQALELSQRQRHRGPDWSGVFVDAGVILVHERLAIVDPASGAQPLRSRDDVLALAVNGEIYNHRELRAASGYDFTTGSDCEVINALYREAGAPADWVSKLNGIFAFALWDSAESRYVIARDPIGVCPLYWGHDGEGRLCVASEMKSLVGLCNDVAPFPPGHVYDSADGELRRYYHKPWRDYARTQGREVAPADLREAFEQAVHRQLMTDVPYGVLLSGGLDSSLVAACAARFARHRVEDDDRAEAWWPRLHSFAIGLEGSPDLAAAQVAADALGTVHHGFVYTFWEGLDALPEVIRHIETYDVTTIRASTPMYLLARRIKAMGVKMVLSGEGSDEIFGGYLYFHKAPSPEAFHEETVRKLDALHSYDCLRANKSMMAWGVEARVPFLDLAFLDVAMGMDARHKMAGQGRIEKAVLREAFQGALPDEILWRQKEQFSDGVGYGWIDGLKAHAEQAVSDREFAAAATRFPHNPPATKEAYLYRRIFERFYPGQACAETVPGGKSIACSSPAALAWDPAFAAAADPSGRAVKGVHQQALA, from the coding sequence ATGTGTTCGATCTTCGGCATGTTCGATCTGCAACCCGGCGATGATCTGGCGACGTTGCGCCAGCAGGCGCTGGAGCTGTCCCAGCGGCAACGCCATCGCGGCCCGGACTGGAGCGGCGTCTTTGTCGACGCGGGCGTGATTCTTGTGCACGAGCGCCTGGCCATCGTCGACCCGGCCAGTGGCGCGCAGCCGCTGCGTTCGCGCGATGACGTACTGGCGCTGGCGGTGAACGGCGAGATCTACAACCATCGCGAGCTGCGCGCGGCCAGCGGCTATGACTTCACCACGGGTTCCGATTGCGAGGTGATCAACGCGCTGTATCGCGAAGCCGGCGCGCCGGCCGATTGGGTGTCGAAGCTCAACGGCATCTTCGCGTTCGCACTATGGGACAGTGCCGAGTCGCGTTACGTCATTGCGCGCGATCCCATCGGCGTTTGCCCGCTTTATTGGGGGCACGATGGCGAAGGGCGTTTGTGTGTGGCCTCGGAAATGAAGTCGCTGGTGGGGCTGTGCAACGACGTCGCGCCGTTCCCGCCAGGGCATGTCTATGACAGCGCCGACGGTGAGCTGCGTCGCTACTACCACAAGCCCTGGCGCGACTACGCCCGGACACAGGGGCGCGAGGTGGCGCCTGCGGACCTGCGCGAGGCCTTCGAGCAGGCCGTGCATCGCCAGCTGATGACCGACGTGCCTTATGGCGTGCTGCTGTCCGGTGGGCTGGACTCCTCGCTGGTGGCGGCCTGTGCCGCGCGTTTCGCCCGTCATCGCGTGGAAGACGACGACCGCGCGGAAGCCTGGTGGCCGCGCCTGCATTCCTTTGCGATCGGCCTGGAAGGCTCGCCGGATCTTGCCGCGGCGCAAGTGGCCGCGGATGCGTTGGGCACCGTGCACCACGGCTTCGTCTATACCTTCTGGGAAGGACTGGATGCGCTGCCCGAGGTGATACGCCACATCGAGACCTATGATGTGACGACCATCCGTGCCTCCACCCCGATGTATCTGCTCGCCCGACGCATCAAGGCGATGGGCGTGAAGATGGTGCTGTCGGGCGAGGGGTCGGACGAGATCTTCGGCGGCTACCTTTATTTCCATAAGGCGCCGTCGCCGGAAGCCTTCCATGAGGAAACCGTGCGCAAGCTCGACGCCCTGCACAGCTACGACTGCCTGCGTGCGAACAAGTCGATGATGGCCTGGGGCGTGGAGGCGCGCGTGCCGTTTCTCGACCTGGCGTTCCTGGATGTCGCCATGGGCATGGACGCGCGACACAAGATGGCCGGGCAGGGACGCATCGAAAAGGCCGTGCTGCGCGAAGCGTTCCAGGGCGCGCTGCCGGACGAGATCCTGTGGCGGCAAAAAGAGCAGTTCAGCGATGGCGTCGGCTATGGGTGGATCGATGGCCTCAAGGCGCATGCCGAGCAGGCCGTGAGCGATCGCGAGTTCGCCGCAGCTGCCACACGCTTTCCGCACAACCCGCCAGCCACCAAGGAGGCGTATTTGTACCGGCGCATCTTCGAGCGCTTCTATCCGGGGCAGGCATGTGCGGAGACGGTGCCGGGCGGCAAGTCCATTGCCTGCTCGTCGCCGGCCGCGCTGGCGTGGGACCCGGCGTTTGCGGCGGCAGCGGATCCGTCGGGCCGGGCGGTGAAGGGGGTGCATCAGCAGGCGCTGGCTTGA